A single window of Acinetobacter wuhouensis DNA harbors:
- the craA gene encoding chloramphenicol efflux MFS transporter CraA, producing MKNSVQQGQNLSLSRATLMFPLALVLFEFSVYIGNDLIQPAMLAITKEFGVSSAWAPSSMSFYLLGGACVAGIMGPLSDQIGRKKVLLGGVAFFVITCLLILLTGNIESFLVLRFLQGFGLSVIASAGYAAIQETFEERDAIKVMALMANISLLAPLIGPVVGAALIDHVSWHWGFIGIAFLAFLSWFGLKAKMPNNQISIPKQPMSYIWDDYKKVFKNKTFLGLTLGMPMVAMPLMLWIALSPVMLVEELGLSSLQYGLAQFPVLGGLIVGNIVLIKLVDRLALGRTVLIGLPLMLLGTAIVVIGTIWREYFLYCVILGMTLVSFGEGISFSVLYRFALMSSEVSKGTVAAAVSVLLMMTFFVVIEIIRILYEYFHLWAYAISCFALIALWFTVPRGILKGIMQQRKANGEF from the coding sequence ATGAAAAATTCAGTACAACAAGGACAAAACTTAAGTTTGAGTCGTGCTACGCTGATGTTTCCATTGGCCTTGGTATTATTCGAATTTTCAGTGTATATCGGCAATGATTTGATTCAGCCAGCGATGCTTGCGATCACCAAAGAGTTTGGTGTGAGCAGTGCGTGGGCACCGTCATCGATGTCATTTTACCTGCTCGGTGGCGCTTGTGTCGCTGGGATTATGGGGCCGTTGTCCGATCAAATCGGGCGTAAAAAAGTATTATTGGGTGGTGTGGCGTTCTTCGTCATTACCTGTTTACTCATTCTATTAACTGGGAATATTGAAAGCTTTTTAGTTTTAAGATTCCTCCAAGGTTTTGGCTTATCTGTGATTGCTTCAGCAGGTTATGCTGCGATTCAAGAAACCTTTGAAGAACGTGATGCCATTAAAGTCATGGCACTCATGGCAAATATTTCCTTACTCGCACCATTGATTGGCCCTGTGGTCGGTGCTGCGCTGATTGACCATGTGTCATGGCATTGGGGCTTTATTGGTATTGCCTTTTTGGCTTTTCTGAGTTGGTTTGGTTTAAAAGCCAAAATGCCGAATAATCAAATCAGTATTCCTAAACAACCGATGAGCTATATTTGGGATGACTATAAGAAAGTTTTTAAAAATAAGACTTTTCTCGGTTTAACTCTAGGCATGCCGATGGTGGCAATGCCACTGATGCTATGGATTGCCTTATCACCTGTCATGCTCGTCGAAGAACTTGGGCTAAGTAGTTTGCAATATGGTTTAGCACAGTTCCCAGTTTTGGGTGGTTTAATCGTTGGCAATATCGTACTGATTAAATTGGTCGATCGCTTGGCTTTGGGTCGCACAGTTTTGATTGGTTTACCGCTGATGCTACTTGGAACGGCAATTGTCGTTATTGGTACGATCTGGAGAGAATACTTTCTTTACTGCGTCATTTTAGGCATGACTTTAGTCAGCTTTGGTGAAGGGATTAGCTTTTCAGTGCTTTATCGTTTTGCGTTAATGTCTTCTGAGGTGTCTAAAGGCACTGTTGCCGCAGCAGTATCAGTATTATTAATGATGACCTTCTTTGTGGTGATTGAAATTATTCGTATTCTGTATGAGTATTTTCACCTGTGGGCATACGCGATTTCATGTTTTGCTTTGATCGCTCTATGGTTCACGGTTCCACGTGGAATTTTGAAAGGGATTATGCAACAGCGCAAAGCCAATGGTGAGTTTTAG
- a CDS encoding FAD-binding oxidoreductase has protein sequence MNAPVTIAPELLTQLTQIVGENRIKTDADSLENWGKDHTKHFDPNPSVIVFPSSTEQVQAIVKLANQFNVAITPSGGRTGLSAGAVAANGEIVISFDKMNQILEFYPADRMVRIQAGVVTEQLQNYAEEQGMYYPVDFASAGSSQMGGNIGTNAGGIKVIKYGMTRNWVLGLTVVTGKGDVLRLNKGMIKNATGYAMQHLFIGGEGTLGLVTEAEIKLERAPHDLQVLVLGVPDFDAIMPVLHAFQSKIDLTAFEFFGELAMQKVLDRGHVQRPFETECPFYVLLEFEAPYEPIMDAAMEIFEHCMEQGWVLDGVMSQSLEQVQSLWRLREDISETIAPFTPYKNDISVLITHVPAFIKEIDAIVESNYPDFEICWFGHIGDGNLHLNILKPENLSKDEFFAKCQVVNKYVFETVKKYDGSISAEHGVGMTKKPYLDYTRSAEEIEYMKALKKVFDPNGVMNPGKLFDL, from the coding sequence ATGAATGCTCCAGTTACGATAGCACCCGAATTATTGACCCAATTGACGCAGATTGTTGGTGAAAACCGTATAAAAACAGATGCTGACAGTTTAGAAAATTGGGGTAAAGACCATACCAAGCATTTTGATCCAAATCCTTCGGTCATCGTTTTTCCATCGAGCACAGAACAAGTGCAAGCGATTGTTAAACTTGCCAATCAGTTTAATGTTGCGATTACACCGTCTGGTGGTCGTACAGGTTTGTCTGCTGGTGCTGTGGCTGCCAATGGTGAAATTGTCATTAGTTTTGACAAGATGAACCAAATTCTAGAATTCTATCCTGCGGATCGTATGGTGCGTATCCAAGCGGGTGTAGTGACTGAACAATTGCAAAATTATGCTGAAGAACAGGGTATGTATTATCCAGTGGATTTTGCATCTGCGGGTTCTTCTCAAATGGGCGGAAATATTGGTACCAATGCGGGCGGTATCAAAGTCATCAAATACGGCATGACACGTAACTGGGTACTTGGTCTGACTGTAGTGACAGGTAAGGGTGATGTACTGCGTTTAAACAAAGGCATGATTAAAAATGCGACTGGTTACGCAATGCAGCATTTATTCATTGGCGGTGAGGGGACTTTAGGTTTAGTCACTGAAGCTGAAATTAAACTTGAACGTGCGCCACATGATTTACAAGTTTTAGTTTTAGGTGTGCCAGATTTTGATGCGATCATGCCTGTACTTCATGCATTCCAAAGCAAAATTGATTTAACTGCATTTGAATTCTTTGGTGAATTGGCAATGCAAAAAGTTTTGGATCGTGGTCATGTTCAACGTCCGTTTGAAACTGAATGCCCATTCTATGTATTGCTTGAATTTGAAGCGCCGTATGAGCCAATCATGGATGCTGCGATGGAAATCTTCGAGCATTGCATGGAACAAGGTTGGGTACTTGATGGTGTGATGAGTCAAAGCCTTGAGCAAGTTCAAAGCTTATGGCGTTTACGTGAAGATATTTCTGAAACGATTGCACCATTTACACCGTATAAAAATGATATTTCAGTGTTGATTACGCATGTTCCTGCATTTATTAAAGAAATTGATGCAATTGTAGAAAGTAATTATCCTGACTTTGAAATTTGCTGGTTTGGTCATATCGGTGACGGTAACTTGCACTTAAATATTTTAAAACCTGAAAATTTATCTAAAGATGAATTCTTTGCTAAATGTCAGGTGGTGAATAAATATGTGTTTGAAACTGTGAAGAAATATGATGGTTCTATTTCTGCTGAACATGGTGTGGGTATGACGAAAAAGCCATATTTGGACTACACTCGTTCTGCTGAAGAAATCGAATATATGAAAGCGTTGAAAAAAGTGTTCGATCCAAATGGTGTAATGAACCCAGGTAAATTGTTTGATCTTTAA
- a CDS encoding DUF3817 domain-containing protein, with amino-acid sequence MNIKTLRIVGFLEGLSFLLLLFIAMPLKYIWGNPMLVKYVGMGHGVLFIAFLAVLFIVCEKQKWSIKMFIFGLIASILPFGPFVFDHKLKKFE; translated from the coding sequence ATGAATATCAAAACCTTACGTATTGTCGGTTTTCTTGAAGGGCTTTCTTTTCTTCTCCTGTTATTTATTGCAATGCCTTTAAAATATATTTGGGGTAATCCTATGCTAGTTAAATACGTCGGCATGGGACATGGCGTGTTATTTATCGCCTTTCTTGCTGTTTTATTTATTGTTTGTGAAAAGCAAAAATGGTCTATTAAAATGTTTATTTTCGGTTTAATTGCTTCAATTTTACCGTTTGGACCTTTTGTTTTTGATCATAAATTAAAGAAGTTTGAATAA
- a CDS encoding pirin family protein gives MKTLAFIHRNDTRFAIGDFYPVLSVFSHYELGNTVSPFLLLDHLGPGILKPTNLRKGVSEHPHRGFETVTLIFSGELEHRDSTGGGGIVSAGDVQWMTAASGVEHKEVFSEAFSKQGGYFEMVQLWVNLPAKDKMNPPRYQSLRKANIPVVELPKSAGTLRVIAGTYVDENNEVHQGPAKVHSPLNVLDIEIQAGQTITLPAGAGDTTLVYLRTGKAQFQPEDEIFEEQSLAVMSNLEQGFEITALQHCKLLLLTGKPLQEPINGHGPFVMNTYDEILEAFDDIKNGTFIKSKVLEDE, from the coding sequence ATGAAAACCCTTGCCTTTATCCATCGCAACGATACCCGCTTTGCCATTGGCGATTTTTATCCAGTGCTTTCAGTCTTTTCACACTATGAATTGGGCAATACCGTTTCACCATTCCTCTTACTTGATCACTTAGGTCCAGGCATTTTAAAACCAACCAATTTACGTAAAGGTGTAAGCGAACATCCACACCGAGGATTTGAAACCGTTACCTTAATCTTTTCAGGAGAACTCGAACACCGAGATTCAACAGGTGGAGGTGGAATTGTCTCAGCAGGCGATGTGCAATGGATGACCGCAGCTTCAGGCGTAGAACACAAAGAAGTCTTTAGCGAAGCATTCTCCAAGCAAGGTGGATACTTTGAAATGGTGCAACTGTGGGTCAACTTACCAGCCAAAGACAAAATGAATCCACCACGCTATCAAAGTCTGCGTAAAGCCAATATTCCCGTGGTCGAATTACCAAAATCAGCAGGAACATTACGCGTCATTGCAGGAACGTATGTGGATGAAAACAATGAAGTACATCAAGGGCCTGCAAAAGTACATTCACCACTCAATGTTTTAGATATTGAAATCCAAGCAGGGCAGACCATAACGCTACCCGCAGGGGCAGGTGATACTACGCTTGTGTATTTACGAACAGGCAAAGCACAATTTCAGCCAGAAGATGAAATATTTGAAGAACAATCACTTGCCGTGATGTCGAACCTTGAACAAGGCTTTGAAATTACTGCTTTGCAACACTGTAAATTATTACTTCTAACCGGCAAGCCATTACAAGAACCGATTAATGGTCATGGTCCATTTGTCATGAACACTTATGATGAAATACTGGAAGCTTTTGATGACATTAAAAATGGCACATTCATCAAATCCAAAGTCTTAGAAGATGAATAA